In a genomic window of Streptomyces noursei ATCC 11455:
- a CDS encoding AMP-binding protein, with protein sequence MDVSGPGTAGATLTELLECAASGTGVARFLGMPGGPSVQQVPFAQLWRRSEAAAAYFRESAGSPGEPVGLLMTAAPDCLAALLGAWRAGLTAVSLPQPGRGVTAVEHRAALVEICRRMEIALVAVPGSALGLAEGVARHVVDVAACAGFGRRWEAAGAGDLVQFSSGSTGTVKGVHLTSRALAANVLALLDRLGSAAEGLVCCSWCPLSHDMGLVAATLAPLVGMGRPCGAREVTLMPPHWFLRSWLPVCSARSATVTYTPNFALDLAARQLRAGGSPGCDLSTLRAVVVGAEPVRGESLRRFAAATAPYGFDETALCPGYGMAEVSVAVSLVAPARHWTSVQVDTSALGELRWEPAPTGLELVSCGPPVAGVQVRVPGRVGRIEVSGDCLMTGYTGDTVPHWSDGWLVTDDLATIQDGELYIVGRADDVILTAGRTLYPADLEATASGILAIGTDHCAVVADGEGGYVVVAERRRNDSQSLRSWQEACRRARRKLVERHGIGPSAGIVIPPGTMPRTSSGKLQRTRLRSLYRHDQLSEETAVRFGVPHRGG encoded by the coding sequence ATGGACGTGAGCGGGCCGGGCACGGCCGGGGCCACGCTCACCGAACTGCTGGAGTGCGCCGCCTCCGGCACCGGTGTCGCGCGGTTCCTCGGGATGCCCGGGGGCCCGTCCGTTCAACAGGTGCCGTTCGCACAGCTGTGGCGCCGTTCCGAGGCCGCCGCCGCGTACTTCCGGGAGTCGGCCGGGTCCCCGGGGGAACCGGTCGGCCTGCTGATGACAGCGGCACCGGACTGCCTCGCCGCACTGCTGGGTGCCTGGCGAGCGGGGCTGACCGCGGTCTCGCTCCCACAGCCGGGCCGCGGCGTCACGGCCGTGGAGCACCGGGCCGCCCTGGTGGAGATCTGCCGGCGGATGGAGATCGCACTGGTCGCCGTCCCCGGGTCGGCCCTCGGCCTGGCCGAGGGCGTGGCGCGGCACGTCGTCGATGTCGCCGCGTGCGCGGGGTTCGGCCGCCGTTGGGAGGCCGCCGGCGCGGGCGACCTGGTGCAGTTCTCCTCCGGAAGCACCGGCACGGTCAAGGGCGTCCACCTGACGTCCCGGGCGCTGGCCGCCAACGTCCTGGCGCTGCTGGACCGGTTGGGAAGTGCGGCGGAGGGGCTGGTGTGCTGCTCCTGGTGCCCGCTCTCGCACGACATGGGGCTGGTCGCCGCCACCCTGGCCCCACTGGTCGGCATGGGCCGACCCTGCGGCGCCCGGGAGGTGACCCTCATGCCGCCGCACTGGTTCCTCCGCAGCTGGCTGCCGGTCTGCTCGGCACGGTCGGCCACTGTGACCTACACACCGAACTTCGCCCTCGACCTGGCGGCGCGGCAGCTTCGCGCCGGCGGCAGTCCCGGCTGCGACCTGAGCACCCTGCGGGCCGTCGTCGTCGGCGCGGAACCCGTGCGTGGGGAGAGCCTGCGCCGGTTCGCCGCCGCGACGGCGCCGTACGGCTTCGACGAGACCGCCCTGTGCCCGGGCTACGGCATGGCCGAGGTGTCGGTCGCGGTCAGCCTGGTGGCACCCGCCCGGCACTGGACCTCGGTGCAGGTGGACACGTCCGCCCTCGGAGAGCTGCGCTGGGAACCGGCACCGACCGGCCTCGAACTGGTCTCCTGCGGCCCGCCGGTGGCCGGCGTCCAGGTCCGGGTCCCCGGCCGGGTGGGGCGGATCGAGGTGTCCGGCGACTGCCTGATGACCGGCTACACCGGCGACACCGTGCCGCACTGGTCCGACGGCTGGCTGGTCACCGACGACCTGGCCACCATCCAGGACGGCGAGCTGTACATCGTGGGGCGGGCCGACGACGTCATCCTCACTGCGGGCCGCACCCTCTACCCGGCCGACCTGGAGGCGACCGCGAGCGGGATCCTGGCCATCGGGACGGACCACTGCGCGGTCGTCGCGGACGGCGAGGGCGGGTACGTGGTCGTCGCCGAGCGGCGGCGCAACGACAGCCAGTCGCTGCGGAGCTGGCAGGAGGCATGCCGTCGGGCCAGGCGCAAACTGGTCGAACGGCACGGCATCGGACCCTCGGCGGGCATCGTCATCCCACCCGGAACCATGCCCCGCACCTCAAGCGGCAAGTTGCAGCGCACCCGTCTCCGATCCCTCTACCGCCATGACCAGTTGAGCGAAGAGACCGCGGTGCGCTTCGGCGTCCCGCACCGCGGCGGGTGA
- a CDS encoding acyl-CoA dehydrogenase family protein, translated as MALPTDDRYLAALVRDRWGTLLSMVNADVTQRYAAGEPLPSWFARAAADAGLTSYALPRHAGGQGAGPRTWGRVLEEIGYLCEDDAVPYTVSMQVGIATALLEAERPEPARRHVHRLADGTALAALAYSEDADPFALATRLRHTAGGFLLTGHKTHVSGAALADLFLTYALDDGGDMVAVIVERDDPGVRCGPTASIGHRTNGPRTLTFEHTALPADRIVAAQDGLGHAQRFLNARRLVAVCGPLGRARALLERCAHRLATTTRYGRPLSQLPNVQGALGRMYISLQAAQATLHHALDRAEAGHCDPLFDPVITAAKHFVVEQIRSIADQAFRVLGGHACYGDPRYGQALRDFTDLVVAAGSQDTLEVLLGATALSACATPARREPTS; from the coding sequence ATGGCCCTGCCGACCGATGACCGCTACCTCGCCGCCTTGGTGCGGGACCGCTGGGGCACCCTGCTGAGCATGGTGAACGCTGACGTCACCCAGCGGTACGCGGCCGGGGAACCGTTGCCCTCGTGGTTCGCGAGGGCCGCCGCCGACGCCGGCCTGACCTCGTACGCACTGCCCCGGCACGCCGGTGGGCAGGGCGCCGGCCCCCGGACCTGGGGGCGGGTCCTGGAGGAGATCGGCTACCTGTGCGAGGACGACGCGGTCCCGTACACCGTGAGCATGCAAGTGGGCATCGCCACCGCGCTGTTGGAGGCGGAACGCCCCGAGCCGGCCCGGCGCCATGTGCACCGGCTGGCCGACGGGACGGCGTTGGCGGCGCTCGCCTACTCCGAGGACGCCGACCCCTTCGCCCTGGCCACACGGCTCCGCCACACCGCCGGCGGATTCCTGCTCACCGGACACAAGACCCACGTCAGCGGCGCCGCCCTGGCGGACCTCTTCCTCACCTACGCCCTCGACGACGGCGGCGACATGGTCGCAGTGATCGTCGAACGCGACGACCCCGGGGTGCGGTGCGGACCCACCGCCTCCATCGGGCACCGCACCAACGGACCGCGCACCCTCACCTTCGAGCACACCGCCCTTCCCGCCGACCGCATCGTCGCCGCCCAGGACGGACTGGGGCACGCCCAACGCTTCCTCAACGCCCGGCGGCTGGTGGCCGTATGCGGGCCCCTGGGCCGCGCCCGGGCCCTGCTCGAACGCTGCGCACACCGCCTGGCGACCACCACCCGCTACGGACGCCCCCTGAGCCAGTTGCCCAACGTCCAAGGTGCACTCGGGCGAATGTACATCTCCCTCCAGGCCGCACAAGCCACTCTCCACCACGCCCTGGACCGGGCCGAAGCCGGCCACTGCGACCCGCTCTTCGACCCCGTGATCACCGCTGCCAAGCACTTCGTGGTCGAGCAGATCCGCTCGATCGCGGACCAGGCATTCCGCGTGCTCGGCGGACACGCCTGCTACGGGGACCCCCGCTACGGCCAGGCGTTGCGCGACTTCACCGACCTCGTGGTGGCCGCCGGCTCCCAGGACACCCTGGAGGTCCTCCTGGGAGCCACCGCCCTCTCGGCCTGCGCCACCCCGGCACGAAGGGAACCGACCTCATGA
- a CDS encoding helix-turn-helix domain-containing protein, whose amino-acid sequence MRRVGVILAELAEAAAPLSLTKLTHRTGLPKTTVHRLLASMCDAGLVRRTDAGYLLGLAVPPATAAPARPSFAVPRRWYLPHLVELYERTHQMVGLGVLTGDEVTYLERLYGPDRLDDGGEDIDRLPAVQTPAGRVLLAFAQAERPCGTGRAATGAGLARALADIRRRRIAVHTDASDLGAFRAAAPVTDRAGRVVAAVEIGGGGCPGVCVTTLVEQARRTAHALTAAARCLG is encoded by the coding sequence GTGCGCAGGGTCGGCGTCATACTCGCCGAACTGGCGGAGGCGGCCGCTCCCCTGTCGCTGACCAAACTCACCCACCGCACCGGCCTGCCCAAGACCACGGTCCACCGCCTGCTGGCATCCATGTGCGACGCGGGACTGGTGCGACGCACGGATGCCGGCTATCTGCTCGGCCTGGCCGTTCCCCCGGCCACCGCCGCGCCCGCCCGGCCGTCCTTCGCCGTGCCACGGCGGTGGTATCTGCCCCACCTGGTCGAGCTCTACGAGAGGACACACCAGATGGTCGGCCTGGGCGTGCTCACAGGAGACGAAGTGACGTACCTGGAACGGCTCTACGGGCCCGACCGCCTCGACGACGGAGGTGAGGACATCGACCGGCTACCAGCCGTGCAGACACCCGCAGGCCGCGTGCTGCTGGCCTTTGCGCAGGCCGAGCGACCGTGCGGAACGGGCAGGGCAGCCACGGGTGCCGGGCTGGCACGCGCCCTGGCCGACATCCGGCGCCGCCGGATCGCCGTCCACACCGACGCCTCCGACCTTGGGGCGTTCCGTGCCGCCGCTCCGGTGACCGACCGGGCTGGTCGGGTGGTGGCCGCGGTGGAGATCGGTGGCGGGGGTTGCCCGGGCGTGTGCGTGACCACGCTGGTCGAGCAGGCCCGCCGGACTGCACACGCGCTGACGGCCGCTGCCCGCTGCCTGGGCTGA
- the helR gene encoding RNA polymerase recycling motor ATPase HelR: MNSLTTSAFDLPDRLSPKADPTLIAGDERHFAAIAESLEQSMAELSDRLDAELKSPGGVGRQAMDRDAEVQRLTGRLRALRRFGLDLCLGRVVGADDPEPVYIGRLGLTDSAGRRLLVDWRSPAAAPFFAATHANPMGLASRRRYRWTGGRIGDYWDEVFTADGLDGHAALDDQSAFIASLGSTRSSRMRDVLATIQADQDAIIRAGSRGALVVDGGPGTGKTVVALHRTAHLLYSDPRLGHRRGGVLFVGPHQPYLAYVEDVLPSLGEEGVQTCTVRDLVAEGAGAAVEADPEVARLKSSAGMVEAIEAAVRFYEEPPAEGMTVTTAWADIRLSADDWAEAFDAPDPGTPHNEAREQIWDELVTILLDKLDGDVPPDLFQRSLRHDEDLVTTLNRAWPLLEATDLVGDLWSVPAYLRMCAPWLSRDEVRTLRRKEAPQAWTVSDLPLLDAARQRLGDPEAARRTRRQQAAVDAERARMADVIADVLAADDDGEGAVTMLRGQDLQDRLIDRTALPGIDPDRLAGPFAHIVVDEAQELTDAEWRMLLLRCPSRSFTIVGDRAQARHGFTESWQERLERIGLDRVEATSLSINYRTPEEVMSEAELVIRAELPDANVPTSIRSSGVPVAHGSVADRDSILDAWLAAHADGIACVIGDPTFRATSRVRSLAPELTKGLEFDLVVLVDPEEFGTGIEGAVDRYVAMTRATGQLVILTSS, encoded by the coding sequence ATGAATTCCCTGACCACCAGCGCGTTCGACCTTCCCGACCGCCTCTCCCCCAAGGCGGACCCGACCCTGATCGCCGGCGACGAACGGCACTTCGCGGCCATCGCGGAGAGCCTTGAGCAGTCGATGGCCGAACTGTCCGACCGCCTCGACGCCGAACTGAAGTCGCCCGGCGGCGTCGGCCGGCAGGCCATGGACCGGGACGCGGAGGTCCAGCGGCTCACCGGGCGCCTGCGCGCCCTGCGGCGCTTCGGCCTGGATCTGTGCCTGGGGCGCGTCGTCGGCGCGGACGACCCCGAGCCCGTGTACATCGGACGGCTCGGCCTCACCGACAGCGCGGGGCGTCGGCTGCTGGTCGACTGGCGCTCCCCGGCCGCCGCACCGTTCTTCGCGGCGACCCACGCCAACCCGATGGGTCTGGCCAGCCGCCGCAGGTATCGCTGGACCGGCGGCCGGATCGGCGACTACTGGGACGAGGTGTTCACCGCCGACGGACTGGACGGGCACGCCGCGCTCGACGACCAGTCCGCCTTCATCGCCAGCCTGGGCAGCACCCGGTCGTCGCGGATGCGCGACGTGCTCGCCACCATCCAGGCCGACCAGGACGCCATCATCCGGGCGGGTTCCCGGGGCGCTCTCGTCGTCGACGGCGGACCGGGCACCGGCAAGACGGTCGTCGCCCTGCATCGCACCGCCCACCTTCTCTACTCCGACCCTCGCCTCGGCCACCGTCGGGGCGGCGTGCTGTTCGTCGGTCCGCACCAGCCCTACCTGGCCTACGTCGAGGACGTCCTGCCCAGTCTCGGGGAGGAGGGGGTGCAGACCTGCACGGTGCGGGACCTCGTCGCCGAGGGGGCCGGAGCGGCGGTCGAGGCCGACCCGGAGGTCGCCCGACTGAAGTCGTCCGCAGGCATGGTCGAGGCGATCGAGGCGGCCGTCAGGTTCTACGAGGAGCCGCCGGCCGAGGGGATGACGGTCACGACCGCCTGGGCCGACATCCGACTGAGCGCCGACGACTGGGCCGAGGCGTTCGACGCGCCGGATCCGGGCACCCCGCACAACGAGGCGCGCGAGCAGATCTGGGACGAGCTGGTCACGATCCTGCTGGACAAGCTCGACGGCGATGTCCCGCCCGACCTGTTCCAACGCTCGCTCAGGCACGACGAGGATCTGGTCACCACCCTCAACCGCGCCTGGCCGCTGCTCGAAGCGACCGACCTCGTCGGAGACCTGTGGTCGGTGCCGGCGTATCTGCGGATGTGCGCCCCCTGGCTCAGCCGCGACGAGGTGCGCACGCTGCGGCGCAAGGAGGCGCCCCAGGCATGGACGGTGTCCGACCTGCCGCTCCTGGACGCGGCGCGGCAGCGGCTGGGCGACCCGGAGGCGGCGCGACGCACCCGCCGGCAGCAGGCCGCAGTCGACGCAGAGCGCGCCCGCATGGCCGACGTCATCGCCGATGTGCTGGCGGCGGATGACGACGGTGAGGGCGCGGTGACCATGCTGCGCGGGCAGGACCTGCAGGACAGGCTGATCGACCGGACCGCCCTGCCCGGCATCGATCCGGACCGCCTCGCCGGCCCGTTCGCGCACATCGTCGTGGACGAGGCTCAGGAACTGACCGACGCGGAGTGGCGGATGCTGCTGTTGCGGTGTCCGTCCCGGAGCTTCACCATCGTCGGGGATCGCGCCCAGGCCAGGCACGGGTTCACCGAGTCGTGGCAGGAACGACTGGAGCGGATCGGGCTCGACCGGGTCGAGGCGACCTCCCTGAGCATCAACTACCGGACGCCGGAAGAGGTCATGTCGGAGGCCGAGCTGGTCATCCGGGCCGAGTTGCCGGATGCCAACGTGCCGACCTCCATCCGCAGCAGCGGCGTGCCCGTCGCTCACGGATCCGTTGCGGACCGGGACTCGATCCTCGACGCCTGGCTCGCCGCGCATGCGGACGGGATCGCCTGCGTCATCGGCGATCCCACGTTCCGGGCGACGTCCCGGGTGCGGTCGCTCGCCCCGGAACTGACGAAGGGGCTGGAGTTCGACCTGGTCGTCCTCGTCGACCCGGAGGAGTTCGGCACGGGCATCGAAGGTGCGGTCGATCGCTATGTCGCGATGACCCGGGCGACCGGGCAACTCGTCATCCTGACGAGCTCCTGA
- a CDS encoding MoaD/ThiS family protein — protein MTLLLSGTLQRFAGFEREITLPARTLAEALRHAEERYPQLRQVLRDSGGRLRGTHRVLINGELVSAPEDHLFLQDGDTVEILTAIAGG, from the coding sequence ATGACGCTGCTCCTCAGCGGAACCCTCCAGCGCTTCGCCGGCTTCGAGCGCGAAATCACGCTCCCCGCCAGGACACTCGCCGAGGCCCTGCGCCACGCCGAGGAGCGGTATCCGCAACTGCGCCAGGTCCTGCGCGACAGCGGGGGAAGGCTGCGCGGCACACACCGGGTGCTGATCAACGGCGAGTTGGTGTCCGCACCGGAAGACCACCTCTTCCTGCAGGACGGGGATACGGTGGAGATCCTTACCGCGATCGCCGGAGGCTGA
- a CDS encoding SDR family NAD(P)-dependent oxidoreductase: protein MEPGLPRPPPAADASHTGGCGCGCGCGCGCGCEHHSSHPVQGIPHSDARQQHKHKTKEDREKARCAVPSRFDLDGRKALVTGASRGIGRSIARAFAQAGADVAVLARSTDDLSELAAEIGRFGRKAVALTCDVVEEEQIHAAVSEAIGALGCLDIVANVAGGTPTAGPFLEIPVDAWQRDMRLNFASVLHFCRAAGPHLLERGTGSVINVSSVAGVAGVPSRSTIAVSKAAVIALTRTLGAEWAPAGVRVNAILPGWTATAETAAVRENPQVSAGLMHAVPMRRWGTPDEIADSAVYLAADASSMVTGSCLTIDAGVSAYVGGPTLLDLLAFGRLG from the coding sequence GTGGAACCGGGCTTGCCCCGGCCACCGCCGGCCGCCGACGCTTCGCACACCGGCGGCTGCGGCTGCGGCTGCGGCTGCGGCTGCGGCTGCGGCTGCGAGCACCACAGCAGTCATCCGGTCCAGGGCATCCCACACAGCGACGCGAGACAGCAACACAAACACAAGACCAAGGAAGACCGAGAGAAAGCGAGATGCGCCGTGCCCTCTCGATTTGACCTCGACGGCAGGAAGGCCCTGGTGACCGGGGCGTCACGCGGCATCGGACGCTCCATCGCCCGGGCCTTCGCGCAAGCGGGCGCCGATGTCGCCGTCCTCGCGCGCAGCACCGACGACCTGTCGGAACTCGCCGCGGAGATTGGGCGGTTCGGCCGCAAGGCCGTGGCACTGACCTGCGACGTCGTCGAGGAGGAACAGATTCACGCCGCCGTGTCCGAAGCGATCGGCGCGCTCGGCTGCCTGGACATCGTCGCCAACGTCGCGGGTGGCACGCCCACCGCAGGCCCGTTCCTGGAGATCCCGGTCGATGCCTGGCAGCGCGACATGCGCCTCAACTTCGCATCGGTACTGCACTTCTGCCGTGCCGCGGGCCCGCACCTTCTGGAACGGGGCACCGGATCGGTGATCAACGTGTCCTCGGTGGCGGGTGTGGCCGGCGTCCCCTCCCGTTCCACCATCGCGGTCTCGAAGGCGGCAGTCATCGCCCTGACCCGGACCCTGGGCGCGGAATGGGCGCCGGCCGGTGTCCGGGTCAACGCGATCCTCCCGGGTTGGACCGCCACCGCGGAAACCGCGGCGGTCCGCGAGAACCCACAGGTGTCGGCCGGACTGATGCACGCCGTGCCGATGCGCCGGTGGGGCACCCCCGACGAGATCGCCGACTCCGCCGTCTACCTGGCCGCTGACGCCTCGTCCATGGTGACCGGCAGTTGCCTGACCATCGATGCGGGCGTGTCCGCGTACGTCGGTGGCCCCACGCTTCTCGACCTGCTCGCCTTCGGACGCCTCGGCTGA
- a CDS encoding class I adenylate-forming enzyme family protein produces MSSRMSGQRGELPPFLTAYAPTRGAQRILPRFLGGRPLATGRIGEAWHVAAQRNPSQLLIADRPPDIDPQGPAVRTLTQWASLVDETTAWLHALGVRAWDRVAVLKANHFDLLVISSAVARIGAIPAPLSGTYGPPVDGAPVSHTLLRRLERPFLVTDRAHLDGCGLEPAALAALTRRTVCVDDTGGRLDVVDLASLRGGAVPTARLRAPDEPMWVTHTSGTTGVPKLVMHSATSAHAMDLVEAERWPLWMGQRDTWAFCDPFWHERTMAFQLSLATIGLRMIMLSDARSPAVRRLLIEYRPTVVEAMPNMFLSWEDLARDPDRPFGNVRLFLNSFDAIHTRTMRTLLDASDRRLPLWIQAWSQSECGPIALRPYARRSVRHRGKRPPVNQSLGRPVPGYGKIRAVDPETGRPVRRGRVGLIEFSQPGRCLAYVGEQDRHELKRNGDWWNTGDLGVINRFGMVRLVDREVDRIAGGSAIELEDVLLDRLPQLTEIVILPAVRRRPLPVYSTVGDRPLDPGEWQRAVRDLPDLAEPVRIAWEEFPRTGTWKIARGRLRERLMPGARPVGTGRWT; encoded by the coding sequence ATGTCCTCGCGAATGTCCGGGCAGCGCGGTGAACTGCCCCCGTTCCTCACCGCATACGCGCCGACCCGTGGCGCGCAGCGGATCCTTCCCCGATTCCTCGGTGGCCGGCCTCTGGCCACCGGGCGCATCGGCGAAGCCTGGCACGTGGCGGCGCAGCGCAATCCGTCCCAACTGCTGATCGCCGACCGGCCGCCCGACATCGACCCCCAGGGCCCGGCGGTGCGGACCCTCACGCAATGGGCGTCGCTGGTCGACGAGACCACGGCCTGGCTCCACGCGCTGGGGGTACGTGCCTGGGACCGGGTGGCCGTCCTCAAGGCCAACCACTTCGACCTGCTGGTGATTTCCTCGGCCGTGGCCCGGATCGGGGCCATCCCCGCGCCGCTGTCCGGCACGTACGGCCCGCCGGTGGACGGCGCTCCGGTCAGCCATACCCTGCTCCGGCGCCTTGAGCGGCCGTTCCTGGTCACCGACCGGGCCCACCTCGACGGCTGCGGCCTGGAGCCTGCCGCGCTCGCCGCACTGACCCGCCGCACGGTGTGCGTCGACGACACCGGCGGCCGGCTCGACGTGGTGGACCTGGCGAGCCTGCGGGGCGGTGCCGTGCCTACCGCACGGCTCCGGGCGCCCGACGAGCCGATGTGGGTGACGCACACCTCGGGTACCACCGGTGTGCCCAAACTCGTGATGCACTCGGCCACATCGGCGCACGCCATGGACCTGGTCGAGGCTGAGCGCTGGCCGCTGTGGATGGGGCAGCGGGACACCTGGGCGTTCTGCGACCCGTTCTGGCACGAGCGGACGATGGCCTTTCAGCTCTCCCTGGCGACCATCGGGCTGCGCATGATCATGCTCTCCGACGCCAGGTCGCCGGCGGTGCGCCGACTGTTGATCGAGTACCGGCCCACCGTCGTGGAGGCCATGCCCAACATGTTCCTCTCCTGGGAGGACCTCGCGCGGGATCCGGACCGTCCGTTCGGCAATGTGCGGCTGTTCCTCAACTCGTTCGACGCGATCCACACCCGCACCATGCGTACCCTCCTCGATGCCAGCGACCGCCGCCTCCCGCTGTGGATCCAGGCATGGAGCCAGAGCGAGTGCGGCCCGATCGCCCTGCGGCCGTACGCGCGCCGGTCGGTCCGGCACCGCGGCAAGCGGCCACCGGTCAACCAGAGCCTGGGCCGGCCGGTCCCGGGGTACGGGAAGATCCGGGCGGTGGACCCGGAGACCGGACGTCCGGTGCGCCGCGGCCGTGTCGGCCTCATCGAGTTCTCCCAACCGGGTCGCTGCCTGGCCTACGTCGGGGAGCAGGACCGGCACGAGCTCAAGCGCAACGGCGACTGGTGGAACACCGGCGACCTGGGTGTGATCAACCGGTTCGGGATGGTCAGGCTGGTCGACCGCGAGGTCGACCGTATCGCCGGCGGCAGCGCCATCGAGCTGGAGGACGTCCTGTTGGACCGCCTGCCCCAGCTGACCGAGATCGTCATCCTGCCGGCCGTACGGCGACGGCCCCTACCGGTCTACAGCACTGTGGGCGACCGCCCCCTCGATCCGGGGGAGTGGCAGCGTGCGGTCCGGGACCTGCCCGATCTGGCGGAGCCGGTCCGGATCGCCTGGGAGGAGTTCCCGCGGACCGGCACCTGGAAGATCGCCAGGGGACGGCTCCGGGAGCGGCTGATGCCCGGTGCCCGGCCCGTCGGCACGGGCCGATGGACGTGA
- a CDS encoding acyl carrier protein gives MDTLTAAALLRSHDVDRYPHAAAYLRALLAGCLGTTPDRITLEQSLDARGFDSVTIAGISVTIEEDLGLRLPLADLTTTPLADLARLLATDAPTGERGAGEHGPADR, from the coding sequence ATGGACACACTGACCGCCGCGGCCCTGCTGCGCTCCCATGACGTGGATCGCTACCCCCATGCCGCCGCCTATCTGCGGGCCCTGCTCGCCGGCTGCCTGGGCACCACACCCGACCGCATCACTCTTGAACAATCCCTGGACGCCCGGGGGTTCGATTCGGTGACCATCGCCGGCATCTCGGTGACCATCGAGGAAGACCTCGGCCTGCGCCTGCCGCTCGCCGACCTCACCACGACCCCGCTCGCCGACCTCGCCCGCCTCCTGGCGACCGACGCCCCCACCGGAGAGAGGGGGGCGGGTGAGCATGGCCCTGCCGACCGATGA
- a CDS encoding acyl-CoA dehydrogenase family protein has product MVKPAAHHPSTALEAALGDPFDPGAPVSYHSLVTLDEREQPPLHGFAVARQGGLASYLIPRPDGGRLTSFEETLDLLRVLARRDPVLSVGYGASLFAALPVWMWGTVPQRTLVAERLTAGDFGAIAISEELAGSDVLATATTATRTPAGFRLAGRKWPVSNATRGTFCTVLARSGTQPGLFLLDTRFLPADRFRHLPQVPTHGLRGNDLSGLDFDHCEVPATAQLGPPGRGVEMLLTASSYARVLACGVALGAADAALRIATARAHERQLYGRRLLALPPVRALLSEACLDLLTADCVARAAARATTLSANRARLWTSVAKYVVPLLCEKVVRNAAHVLSTRFYLREPTASGMLQKLVRDLAATSIVDGTSPVQLNLIASALRGVGAPQPRGRAAGPDLADVFTLTTPTAAWHPRATGPRLQPVARDEIVQDWSGPCLQGRFRLLDDERATLRRKFSRLTWSHGTPRAAYALAHRHCLLHAAAACAHTWTHNHRLLEPELAGSGWLAACWDRLLTMLGRKPPQPPAATTEDALIDWLSRTCRQGRWPSPFPLPPPNDQGPPDGHTDRRGPAALP; this is encoded by the coding sequence ATGGTGAAGCCCGCCGCCCACCACCCGTCCACGGCCCTGGAAGCCGCACTCGGCGACCCGTTCGACCCCGGTGCCCCCGTCTCGTACCACAGCCTCGTCACACTGGACGAGCGGGAGCAGCCTCCGCTCCACGGCTTCGCGGTGGCCAGACAGGGGGGCCTGGCCTCCTACCTGATTCCACGGCCGGACGGGGGACGGCTGACCTCCTTCGAGGAGACCCTCGACCTGCTGCGCGTCCTGGCTCGCCGCGACCCCGTCCTCTCGGTGGGGTACGGGGCCTCCCTCTTCGCCGCCCTGCCGGTGTGGATGTGGGGGACCGTGCCCCAGCGCACCCTGGTGGCCGAGCGCCTGACCGCCGGCGACTTCGGAGCCATCGCCATCAGCGAGGAGCTGGCCGGCAGCGATGTGCTCGCGACCGCGACGACGGCGACCCGCACCCCGGCGGGGTTTCGGCTGGCCGGCCGGAAATGGCCGGTCAGCAACGCCACCCGGGGCACCTTCTGCACCGTACTGGCGCGCAGCGGAACCCAACCGGGACTGTTCCTCCTGGACACCCGCTTCCTCCCGGCCGACCGGTTCCGACACCTGCCCCAGGTGCCCACGCACGGCCTGCGCGGCAACGACCTGAGCGGGCTGGACTTCGACCACTGCGAGGTCCCGGCCACCGCGCAACTCGGCCCCCCTGGGCGCGGGGTGGAGATGCTGCTGACCGCCTCGTCCTACGCCCGCGTACTGGCCTGCGGTGTCGCCCTGGGCGCCGCCGACGCCGCGCTCCGCATCGCCACCGCGCGAGCGCACGAGCGGCAGCTCTACGGCAGGCGGCTGCTGGCCCTGCCGCCGGTACGGGCACTTCTGTCGGAGGCATGCCTGGACCTGCTGACCGCCGACTGCGTCGCCCGCGCGGCCGCCCGCGCCACCACGCTCAGCGCGAACCGCGCCCGACTGTGGACCTCGGTAGCCAAATACGTGGTACCGCTGTTGTGCGAAAAGGTGGTCCGCAACGCCGCGCACGTGCTCAGCACACGCTTCTACCTGCGCGAGCCGACCGCCTCCGGCATGCTGCAGAAACTCGTCCGCGACCTCGCCGCGACGAGCATCGTCGACGGCACCTCCCCGGTGCAGCTGAACCTCATCGCCTCCGCCCTGCGCGGCGTCGGCGCCCCGCAGCCCCGGGGCCGGGCCGCCGGCCCGGACCTGGCCGACGTCTTCACACTGACGACACCCACCGCTGCCTGGCACCCCCGGGCGACCGGACCACGGCTCCAGCCCGTCGCACGGGACGAGATCGTCCAGGACTGGAGTGGCCCCTGCCTCCAGGGCCGATTCCGGCTCCTGGACGACGAACGAGCAACTCTACGACGGAAGTTCTCCCGACTGACGTGGTCCCACGGCACGCCCCGCGCGGCGTACGCGCTGGCCCACCGCCACTGCCTGCTGCACGCGGCCGCCGCCTGCGCACACACCTGGACGCACAATCACCGACTGTTGGAACCCGAACTCGCCGGCTCCGGCTGGCTGGCCGCCTGTTGGGACCGCCTGTTGACGATGCTGGGCCGCAAGCCCCCGCAGCCACCCGCAGCCACTACCGAGGACGCCCTCATCGACTGGCTCTCCCGCACCTGCCGCCAGGGGCGTTGGCCCTCCCCGTTCCCTCTTCCCCCGCCGAACGACCAAGGACCACCCGATGGACACACTGACCGCCGCGGCCCTGCTGCGCTCCCATGA